Proteins from one Gossypium raimondii isolate GPD5lz chromosome 8, ASM2569854v1, whole genome shotgun sequence genomic window:
- the LOC105790757 gene encoding RNA demethylase ALKBH10B isoform X1: MPMAAGAATPRERVQAMGPAAVVPMMQAVPAVADVLAKDTIISWFRGEFAAANAIIDALCGHLAQLQGGGGEGSEYEAVFAAIHRRRLNWIPVLQMQKYHSIADVTAELKKVTAKKTGGGDGIGKEEMEGGVGGGGEDGGCLDGVKEEEKVAEEVVENEANGEVGGEEEEDSPDSDITDSGSQEIQHVEENIDICSNHEECDARPSQIKLTKGFSAKEHVKGHMVNVVKGLKLYEDVFTESELAKLGDLMSELRSSGQNGELSALFETGETFILFNKQIKGNKRELIQFGVPIFGHIKEELTSNNQTINIEPIPALLQDVIEHLIQWQLIPEYKKPNGCIINFFDEDEYSQPFLKPPHLEQPISTLLLSESTMAFGRTLTSDSEGNYRGPLQLSLKEGSLLVMRGNSSDMARHVMCPSPNKRVSITFFRVRPDINQGQSPPTTPQSGAMTLWQPGVPGPYAMSNGVLSGYEALDTMPKWGVLRAPVVMLAPVRPVVVSPRKLPRGGTGVFLPWTMGSKKHTKHLPPRAQKGRMLALPSAVETHVSESTSEPSNNLKGKSE; this comes from the exons ATGCCAATGGCGGCGGGGGCAGCGACGCCGAGGGAAAGGGTTCAAGCTATGGGGCCAGCAGCGGTGGTACCGATGATGCAAGCTGTGCCGGCTGTTGctgatgttttggccaaggaCACGATCATTTCTTGGTTCCGAGGGGAATTCGCGGCGGCCAATGCCATCATCGATGCTCTTTGCGGTCATTTGGCGCAGCTTCAAGGAGGGGGCGGTGAAGGATCCGAGTACGAGGCGGTGTTCGCGGCGATCCACAGGAGGCGCTTGAATTGGATTCCTGTGTTGCAGATGCAGAAGTACCACTCCATTGCTGATGTGACGGCGGAGCTGAAAAAGGTGACTGCCAAGAAGACCGGAGGAGGAGATGGAATTGGCAAAGAGGAAATGGAAGGTGGCGTTGGCGGAGGAGGAGAAGACGGCGGTTGTTTGGATGGTgtgaaagaagaagagaaagtcGCCGAGGAAGTGGTGGAAAATGAAGCAAATGGGGAAGTTGGTGGCGAGGAAGAAGAAGATTCCCCTGACAGTGACATTACTGATTCAG GGTCACAGGAAATTCAACATGTTGAGGAAAACATCGACATTTGTTCTAACCATGAAGAATGTGATGCACGCCCTTCTCAAATCAAGCTGACGAAAGGTTTTTCTGCCAAGGAACATGTAAAGGGCCACATG GTGAATGTGGTGAAAGGATTGAAGTTGTATGAGGACGTATTCACCGAGTCGGAGCTGGCTAAGCTGGGTGACTTGATGAGTGAACTTCGATCTTCCGGCCAGAATGGGGAATTGTCAG CTTTGTTTGAAACAG GTGagactttcattttattcaacaaacaaattaaaggaAACAAGCGAGAGCTGATTCAGTTCGGTGTTCCGATTTTCGGACACATAAAGGAGGAGCTGACAAGTAACAACCAAACAA TCAACATCGAACCAATTCCTGCTCTGCTTCAAGATGTCATAGAGCACTTGATCCAATGGCAACTTATACCTGAATATAAGAAACCAAATGGCTGCATCATTAACTTCTTTGATGAG GATGAATAttcacaaccttttcttaaACCACCACATTTGGAGCAACCTATCTCCACTCTTCTCCTATCTGAATCAACAATGGCTTTCGGTCGAACTCTTACAAGTGATAGTGAAGGGAACTATAGAGGGCCACTCCAACTTTCATTGAAAGAAGG GTCTCTTTTAGTTATGAGGGGAAATAGTTCTGACATGGCAAGGCATGTGATGTGCCCGTCTCCAAACAAGAGGGTCAGCATTACCTTCTTCCGAGTCCGGCCCGATATTAATCAAGGTCAGTCACCGCCAACTACTCCCCAGTCTGGTGCCATGACTCTATGGCAACCAGGAGTACCAGGTCCATATGCAATGTCAAATGGAGTTCTTAGTGGCTACGAGGCACTGGATACAATGCCAAAATGGGGAGTCCTTCGTGCTCCTGTTGTCATGCTAGCACCTGTGCGCCCAGTGGTAGTGAGCCCCAGAAAACTTCCTCGTGGAGGTACAGGGGTCTTCTTGCCCTGGACTATGGGATCAAAAAAACACACCAAGCACCTTCCACCACGAGCCCAGAAAGGAAGAATGCTCGCATTACCTTCTGCTGTCGAAACACATGTATCAGAGTCTACTTCTGAACCAAGCAACAATCTCAAAGGGAAATCAGAGTAA
- the LOC105790757 gene encoding RNA demethylase ALKBH10B isoform X2, with translation MPMAAGAATPRERVQAMGPAAVVPMMQAVPAVADVLAKDTIISWFRGEFAAANAIIDALCGHLAQLQGGGGEGSEYEAVFAAIHRRRLNWIPVLQMQKYHSIADVTAELKKVTAKKTGGGDGIGKEEMEGGVGGGGEDGGCLDGVKEEEKVAEEVVENEANGEVGGEEEEDSPDSDITDSGSQEIQHVEENIDICSNHEECDARPSQIKLTKGFSAKEHVKGHMVNVVKGLKLYEDVFTESELAKLGDLMSELRSSGQNGELSGETFILFNKQIKGNKRELIQFGVPIFGHIKEELTSNNQTINIEPIPALLQDVIEHLIQWQLIPEYKKPNGCIINFFDEDEYSQPFLKPPHLEQPISTLLLSESTMAFGRTLTSDSEGNYRGPLQLSLKEGSLLVMRGNSSDMARHVMCPSPNKRVSITFFRVRPDINQGQSPPTTPQSGAMTLWQPGVPGPYAMSNGVLSGYEALDTMPKWGVLRAPVVMLAPVRPVVVSPRKLPRGGTGVFLPWTMGSKKHTKHLPPRAQKGRMLALPSAVETHVSESTSEPSNNLKGKSE, from the exons ATGCCAATGGCGGCGGGGGCAGCGACGCCGAGGGAAAGGGTTCAAGCTATGGGGCCAGCAGCGGTGGTACCGATGATGCAAGCTGTGCCGGCTGTTGctgatgttttggccaaggaCACGATCATTTCTTGGTTCCGAGGGGAATTCGCGGCGGCCAATGCCATCATCGATGCTCTTTGCGGTCATTTGGCGCAGCTTCAAGGAGGGGGCGGTGAAGGATCCGAGTACGAGGCGGTGTTCGCGGCGATCCACAGGAGGCGCTTGAATTGGATTCCTGTGTTGCAGATGCAGAAGTACCACTCCATTGCTGATGTGACGGCGGAGCTGAAAAAGGTGACTGCCAAGAAGACCGGAGGAGGAGATGGAATTGGCAAAGAGGAAATGGAAGGTGGCGTTGGCGGAGGAGGAGAAGACGGCGGTTGTTTGGATGGTgtgaaagaagaagagaaagtcGCCGAGGAAGTGGTGGAAAATGAAGCAAATGGGGAAGTTGGTGGCGAGGAAGAAGAAGATTCCCCTGACAGTGACATTACTGATTCAG GGTCACAGGAAATTCAACATGTTGAGGAAAACATCGACATTTGTTCTAACCATGAAGAATGTGATGCACGCCCTTCTCAAATCAAGCTGACGAAAGGTTTTTCTGCCAAGGAACATGTAAAGGGCCACATG GTGAATGTGGTGAAAGGATTGAAGTTGTATGAGGACGTATTCACCGAGTCGGAGCTGGCTAAGCTGGGTGACTTGATGAGTGAACTTCGATCTTCCGGCCAGAATGGGGAATTGTCAG GTGagactttcattttattcaacaaacaaattaaaggaAACAAGCGAGAGCTGATTCAGTTCGGTGTTCCGATTTTCGGACACATAAAGGAGGAGCTGACAAGTAACAACCAAACAA TCAACATCGAACCAATTCCTGCTCTGCTTCAAGATGTCATAGAGCACTTGATCCAATGGCAACTTATACCTGAATATAAGAAACCAAATGGCTGCATCATTAACTTCTTTGATGAG GATGAATAttcacaaccttttcttaaACCACCACATTTGGAGCAACCTATCTCCACTCTTCTCCTATCTGAATCAACAATGGCTTTCGGTCGAACTCTTACAAGTGATAGTGAAGGGAACTATAGAGGGCCACTCCAACTTTCATTGAAAGAAGG GTCTCTTTTAGTTATGAGGGGAAATAGTTCTGACATGGCAAGGCATGTGATGTGCCCGTCTCCAAACAAGAGGGTCAGCATTACCTTCTTCCGAGTCCGGCCCGATATTAATCAAGGTCAGTCACCGCCAACTACTCCCCAGTCTGGTGCCATGACTCTATGGCAACCAGGAGTACCAGGTCCATATGCAATGTCAAATGGAGTTCTTAGTGGCTACGAGGCACTGGATACAATGCCAAAATGGGGAGTCCTTCGTGCTCCTGTTGTCATGCTAGCACCTGTGCGCCCAGTGGTAGTGAGCCCCAGAAAACTTCCTCGTGGAGGTACAGGGGTCTTCTTGCCCTGGACTATGGGATCAAAAAAACACACCAAGCACCTTCCACCACGAGCCCAGAAAGGAAGAATGCTCGCATTACCTTCTGCTGTCGAAACACATGTATCAGAGTCTACTTCTGAACCAAGCAACAATCTCAAAGGGAAATCAGAGTAA
- the LOC105790758 gene encoding uncharacterized protein LOC105790758 has translation MDFFKSIFADDPYPPDPESESNSLKDQDSAPDSPPKQSDSNPTGWSFGDLVKTIASRSESVIEVYRRDLQEFGTGLKNEIEVAQGSLGNVGHAIDELGSTVLKGTVQIINQGRDVILAATNESDSPSSESNSRSFSTQRGLNSRGYSRFDAQLRAIQGDISTYGEEPEDLEDYKKWKSGFNLEDKKGQIERLMEENGEIESIYKRVVGVSDGVDHETFWCRYFYRVYKLQVAEDMRVKLVKRAISRDDEDEELSWDVDDDDDEEVDVKNVGSNPILKKDDEIVEGKAVNLESNGDFPANKEQVEKVEKVKQKNPVEELRVESDDAEKKGNADEKSSFGNVVTEKVNSEKDDGVSKEDSVSKSVEKVASEEQDDRKKSSNDNGLSSRPSMPGEEDPGWDEIEDLSSIDDMKGTYGGNSILNRADLRKRLSTAEEDEDLSWDIED, from the coding sequence ATGGATTTCTTCAAATCAATTTTCGCGGACGATCCGTACCCTCCTGATCCCGAATCTGAATCCAATTCCCTGAAAGACCAAGACTCTGCTCCCGATTCCCCTCCTAAGCAGTCCGATTCTAACCCTACCGGCTGGAGCTTCGGCGATCTAGTCAAAACGATTGCGAGCAGATCGGAATCCGTAATCGAAGTCTACCGTCGCGATCTCCAGGAATTCGGGACGGGCCTGAAAAATGAAATCGAGGTAGCGCAAGGCTCGTTAGGCAACGTTGGGCACGCAATTGACGAGTTAGGGAGCACAGTTTTAAAAGGAACGGTTCAGATCATCAATCAAGGCAGGGATGTAATCCTAGCCGCCACTAACGAATCTGATTCACCTTCCTCCGAAAGCAATAGCAGAAGTTTCAGTACTCAACGTGGTTTGAACTCGAGAGGGTACAGCCGATTCGATGCTCAATTAAGGGCAATTCAAGGAGATATTAGTACTTACGGTGAAGAGCCAGAGGATTTGGAGGATTATAAGAAGTGGAAATCAGGGTTCAATTTGGAAGATAAGAAGGGACAGATTGAGAGATTGATGGAAGAGAATGGGGAAATAGAGAGTATTTATAAAAGGGTTGTTGGTGTTTCAGATGGGGTTGATCATGAGACATTTTGGTGTAGGTATTTTTATAGGGTTTATAAGCTTCAGGTAGCAGAGGATATGAGGGTTAAGCTTGTTAAGAGAGCAATATCAAGGGACGATGAGGATGAGGAGTTGAGTTGGGATGTtgatgacgatgatgatgaAGAGGTGGATGTTAAAAATGTCGGGTCGAACCCGATTTtgaagaaagatgatgaaattgtgGAAGGAAAAGCTGTGAATTTGGAATCTAATGGTGATTTTCCAGCGAATAAGGAGCAAGTTGAGAAAGTTGAGAAGGTTAAGCAAAAGAATCCTGTTGAGGAACTGAGAGTGGAGAGTGATGATGCAGAAAAGAAGGGAAATGCTGATGAAAAATCAAGTTTTGGCAATGTGGTGACCGAGAAAGTTAATTCAGAGAAGGATGATGGGGTATCCAAGGAAGATTCAGTGTCGAAATCAGTAGAGAAAGTAGCTTCCGAAGAGCAAGATGATCGTAAGAAATCTAGTAATGACAATGGTTTGTCAAGCCGCCCTTCAATGCCTGGTGAGGAGGATCCTGGGTGGGATGAAATCGAGGATCTCAGTAGCATTGATGATATGAAAGGGACTTATGGTGGTAATTCAATTTTGAATAGAGCTGATTTGAGAAAGCGACTTAGTACTGCAGAAGAAGACGAGGATTTGAGCTGGGATATTGAAGATTGA